A window of Saccharomyces paradoxus chromosome XIII, complete sequence genomic DNA:
CCGTATCATAACAAAACCGTTGTACCACAAGATTTGGTCGGTGTATTGCCACTACTATCAtgttttacaaaataattCTAAgatattatcaaaaaaatcgtCCATTGTAAAGAAACTGATAAAAAGGCAGATAAAAACACATCCAACTTGTCACCCAAGAGTATTGTTTCGAATGACGACAAACAATGGTGAAATTTTACCAGACAGGGCCTTTTCTAAATTAATTGTTTCCACGTTTATAAAAAGCGGAGAATTAGAGGCAGTTCCTGCCGTATTAACATTTCTAACGAAAAAGTTTGATTTGGATATTGATTACGATATGAGTATGTATATTTTAAAGGGTTTGAAGAGACAATATTTACGAGATATTAGTAACATCAGTAAAGATGCTTGTGATTACAAGATGCGGAAGATGGAGTTAATGAATAATGAGTTGATTTTAAAAAGGATCCCACAGGATACAGATCAAAAGAGGATACTATCTCATTTGATCAGGGAAATTTTGATCTTCATAAAgtggaaagaaagaagcgCTTATTCTAGTTTCCTGATGGTAAAAGATGCCTTTGGAGAATTAGGGACAGAGTCTACTTTGCCCGAGGAATTAATAGAAGAAGTAAATaaattgaagataaaaGCGTGAAGAACGAATgcattatatatatatatttatctTCACATGTAAATATTTAATGAAGTTAGAAGAGAAAActcttttacttttcatttattttttactcAATTTCATCCATTTAGGTACTCTATTCAAAgtctttttgatatttgcAGCGTTATCAAAGGGCCCCCGTGAATTGGGCTTATCTGTCGTATTAGCTGGTGGGTTTATCTTTGTCTGGTGTGCAATTTTTTGCGCATCTTCCAAAAGAGAGCTCTTTATTAAGGGTCCAGTAAAACTTgaatttgtttcaaaaaggaGCATTGTTTTAGAGCCAAACTCCAAGTCATTCAATAGCGTCTGATCATTTTTAGCCAATGGTTTAAAAGGATGGGATTGATTTAACGTAAAAGGCATTTTTTCATCGATCAGAAACTGCGATACGACGTTATAGACTGTACGCATATCTTCATTGGGTTTAAATGCTATTTCGATGTGGCTTCTATCAGGAAACTTGACTCTTAGTAAACATTCAGATATAGCcttatttttcttaagCGAATTGTTTGCTGATTGCTCTCTAAGTCTTTTTGTTAAAATAGGACCACCTAAAGTACCGGCCTTCAATGATAacattttttggtattttttgGCTTGTTCTACTGTCAATTCGTAGTCTTCTTCACCTTCAATTTGATCCTTGATAGCTGCTAGTGGCTCATCCGAAGGCAAGAACACAGAAGGTTTATGAAATTCATGAGGTGGTGACGAGGCAACTGTTTCCGGGCTTGTCACTACTGTGGGAGGAATTTGTTCTAGGTGGGCGGCGCTGTTCGTGCTAACGCCCTTAGAATACGATGGATTAGCAAGAAGCAATCTAATTGAAGATGGTTCTTGGATTcctaatttttcaagcGTCAAATCCTCATCCTTAATTGTTTTATATTCTATGGTCCTGGAAAACACTTGAATCTTGAAATCATTCCCTGCAACACCACTTATATTTTGCAAGATTGGGGCAATTGGTTGACCGGATGGCACTTCTTTAACTACTGAATCTCTTCCTGGAATTTGAAACCGTATTTTAATTGTGTTTGATCGCATATCTTCGTTGTTGCTCTTATTTGCCACCGGAGAATTAATATTGTTAGATAATTCTAAGTTGACACCCATTGGTAAGTTTAGAAGCCTCCATGGCAAATCTAATGGCACTGGCTTATCCAAATGTACCAATGTCCAATCGTTTGGCGGGGTGCGCAGTTGGAAGAACTGCAAAGATTGGTGTAATACATCGTTTAGTGTGGAATTCGAAGTAACTTTacatttgaaaagttgaaagTTATACTTCACAGTAACCACAGGCATTGTAAATATGTTTTCGTGCTTGATAGCCTGCTCCAGTTGTTTCTTGCAATATGTAGaattatcttctttggcttttttttttggtttttttgcCACACACTGTACAATAGAAGAGTCTGTGAACCTTTAAAGAAGCGTCTAAATTAACAACGGGAATAGAAGACAGAGAAGTACCCCAATGGCGCAAAAAAAGCTGAAGTCTAGCTATAAATTGCAGGAAATAGTAAAGAGTGTGACAAGACGTAGACCTTGCCTGGCAAGAGTCCCAAGAGGAAAGAGAGCAAACCAACGGATAGGGCGTCCAGTATCTTGAATGCTATATACAATTATACATTTTATTCAAAACCCCTATTGTGCATAATTTCGTGGAcaaattattgaaattgtttCGAAAACTTCCCGAATTGTACTTACAATAATGGTTGCTCGCCcatcacttttttttgtagtcATGATGTAATAAAGATGACACACACGATATGCAAGTACCGGATTAGCTTTTACAATAGCCTGGTGAATTTCATGTAATTAATTGCTTAATTTCTCTTGTGGTCCGGTTATTCCGGAGTTCacacttcttttttttttcttttggcaTAATtacgtttttttttccactttttttGATCTGATACCATTGAAAATGTATTAATTAACTGGACcctaaaaataaaaaaaagaacgcTAGTAAGAAAAGAGAGTATATTGAACAAAAGATGTTGAAGGAACCCTCCGTTCGGTTGCGGGAGGCTATTGTTGAAGGCAATTTACTTATAGTGAAGAGACTGTTGCGACGGAATCCGGATTTGCTAACTAACATCGACTCAGAGAACGGATGGAGCTCATTACATTACGCCTCGTATCATGGAAGGTACCTTATATGCGTGTATTTAATTCAGCTGGGACACGACAAGCATGAGTTaataaaaacttttaaagGGAATACATGTGTGCATTTGGCGTTAATGAAGGGTCACGAGCAAACTTTACATTTACTTTTGCAACAATTTCCGCGATTTATCAACCATCGCGGGGAGAATGGTAGGGCCCCCATCCATATAGCATGTATGAACGATTATTATCAATGTCTGAGTTTGTTGATAGGGGTCGGTGCTGATTTGTGGGTGATGGACTTCAATGGCGATACGCCGCTGCATGTATGCCTGGAATATGGCAGTATAAGTTGCATGAAGATGCTCCTCAACGAAAGTGAAGTGTCCTTGGACGATAATGTCAGGGATAAAGGCAATTGGAGACCAATAGACGTGGCACAAACGTTTGAAGTGGGTaatatatattcaaaagtgttaaaagaagtaaaaaagaagggGCCACCACTGGGCGCTGGCAAGAAACCAAGTTCATTCAGGACTCCTATACTAAATGCAAAGGCCACTTTTGAGGACGGGCCTTCCCCAGTTTTAAGCATGAATTCTCCATATTCACTCTATTCTAATAATAGTCCCCTGCCGGTATTACCAAGAAGAGTATCAACGCATACAGCTAACAATAACAGTGGGAATCGGAGGAGCTCCATTACAAATCCGGTATTTAACCCACGAAAACCGACTTTATCGACGGACAGTTTTTCGTCGAGCTCAAATTCCAGCTCAAGACTAAGAGTGAACTCTATAAACGTAAAGACTCCAGTGGGTGTGTCGCCCAAGAAAGAGCAGGCACCTCAATCAGTACGACACAGCGCAACACCAACAAGTCCGCACAATAACATCGCGTTGATTAATAGATACTTGTTGCCTAACAAGAGCAATGATAACGTGAGAACAGACTCACAGACATCAACAATCAATGACGACGGCGGTGGTGGCACGGGCGGCATTGGCGGCAATAGCGCTGACGTCACTATAGGAATGGGACTAAGAGAGATCCCGAATGACGAGAACGAGAACAAGTACAAGATCAAGGCAAACAATGGCGAACCACGAAGACGAGTGTCGCTTCTGAACATACCCATCTCAAAATTAAGAAACAGCAGTAATGTGAGTTCAGAAGAGTGACAAAACtacatattttttatagcatcctttttttccacgTATGTAAGCGCGGTGCGCGTGCCattttgagtttttttttcttagttttttcttcttttcgCTTAGATGTGTTGTTCACTATATAATAAAGTCACATACGACAATATACGAACATCGAAAGAGCGCTTAAAAGAGAGACGAGAGGTCGCTATGGCACCAATGTTCCAGCAGTTCTTGAGTATTTGcatggaaaaatttcctGAAACTCTAGAGTTCAAGAACAGCGATGCAAACGGTAATATCACTACCACTATTCTGGAAAGGAAGATGATCTACATTCCTGAGGGTGACCGTCATGCTACTGACAGTCCCAAGTGTATAAACTACAGGTTCCACAAATCCTGCGGCGACCAAATGTTGGACTCATGTGTGCAATTAGTAGACGAACACCTTGGCGCCAAGTATCGCCGGGCCTCGCGCATTATGTACGGCAACCGGAAGCCGTGGAAGGCAAACAAACTCGTAGAGATGAAAAGCGCCGGCCTTGTGTATGTCAGTTACTGGGACAACGGCGTGCTGGGTGCATTTGCCTCATTCATGCTTACAGAGGAAACGGGGCTCGTCGAAGGCGATGTTGCACATGAGGTCAGCGTGCCCGTGATTTACCTTTACGAGGTACATGTAGCTTGTGCACACCGTGGGCACGGGATCGGTCGGCGGCTATTGGAGCGCGCACTGTGCGAGGGAGTAGCCCGACATGTCCGCCGCATATGTGACAATTTCTTCGGTGTAGCACTCACCGTATTCAGCGATAATACACGGGCACGGCGGCTGTATGAAGCACTGGGATTTTACCGCGCTCCAGGATCACCCGCAGCAGAAACGGCAACAATTCGTCCAACGCGACATGGTGGGGGTCGTCTCTACGTGCCACGCGATCCGCTTTATTACGTATATTGCCTTCACATGCTGTGAGAACTGACAGGGCACAACGCGcgataaaaagaaactcaaAGCAAAACTACGTACGCGGCCGCGCGACTCGAATCTTTGACTCCGACTAAGGAGAACCGAATACCGCTCCCTGCTCTCCATCTTCGGCGCTTTCCGATAACTGCGCACGGCAAGGAGTAGTGGCGATAACGGTGTTTATTGCCGgttttttcgtttttcttcatgattttcttctttttttcctcaaaAGATGTGCTGTAGCCTCCgctgttgtttttttatcctACCAAGGCGCATCATCCTGTCATGATCTGCGCTGGATAGTATTTATACTACTACTCCGTCTAGATTTACTAAACTTTGTCTCTCTTTTGATGaaagttaaagaagaatacgagaaaaagagaaaaaaattaggaAGAAATAATAGGAAAGGGAGCCTGTAacaatcaaagaagaaaaaaattttttttttggaagaaaattcaaacaaaacaatTCCTCAAGAAGGAACAGGTACAAGATAAGATATATCAGAAGGAAACTAGTAGGCAACAATAGGCAAATAGTAAAGGGACACATCATATTCGAACAATGAATGCGGACCATCACCtgcaacaacaacaacaacaacaacaacaacaacaacaacaacaacaacaacagcgACAACAGCATCAACATCAGCATCAGCATCAGCATCAGCATCAGCACCAGCACCAGCAGCACACGATATTACAAAATGTTTCGAACACTAGCAACATTGGGGGTGATTCGCTGGCGTCGCAACCTTACAACACTACTACTATTTCCTCCAACAAGGATGACGTTATGGTAAGCTCCGGAGCAAGAGAACTGCCCATGCCCTTACATCAGCAGCAGTATATATATCCTTACTACCAGTATCCAAACAATAACGctaacaacaataatgcGGCTGCTGCTAACAATATGTCCGCGTCTCCGATCGTCCACAACAACAGTAACAACAGCAATATCTCTGCTTCTGATTACACTACCGCAAACAATAGtactaataataacaataacaataataacaataatattcaCCCAAACCAATTTGCTGCCACCACCAATATTAACACAAGCGCTGCAGCGGCTGCTTACTACGCCTTTCCCGCTGCTAATATGCCAATACCGCAACAGGACCAACAATATATGTTCAATCCTGCCTCTTATATAAGCCATTACTATTCAGCTgttaacaacaataacaacgGCAATAACGCTCCTAACAACAGTAGTAACAATTCTTCTCATCCCGCCCCAGCACCAGCCCCAGCACCAGCCCCAGCTCATCACCATCACAGTAACACACACAACAATCTCAATAATGGTGGTGCTGTAAATACAAACAACGCTCCTCAGCACCATCCGACGATAATAACCGATCAATTCCAGTTTCAACTACAACAAAATTCTTCTCCAAATTTGAATCTCAACATCAACCCGGCGCAACCTATGCATCTGCCTCCGGGTTGGAAAATAAATACCATACCGCAGCCTCGTCCTACAGCCACACCTAACCACCCATCCGCACCGATTCCTCCTTCAAGCTCTGTGGCTCAGAACGCAATACCTGCTCCATCATCTGACCATAAGTATATCCATCAATGTCAATTTTGTGAGAAATCATTTAAAAGGAAGTCGTGGTTGAAAAGACACTTATTGTCTCATTCCCAACAGAGGCACTTTTTGTGTCCTTGGTGTTTGAGCAggcagaaaagaaaggatAATCTTTTACAGCATATGAAACTTAAGCATACAAACTACTTATTAGATGAACTTAAGAAAAACAACATCATCTTCAACTATAACAACTCCTCCTCCACTAATAGTAACAatgataacaataatagtaacaatAGCGCTAGCGGCGGTGGCGGTGGCGATCCCGCGACAACAGTAGCAGCAGCTCCcgaaaatgaagatggaAACAGTTACGATGCAAACATCAAAACTTTAATCAATGATGGCGTACTGAACAAGGACGACGTTAAGCGTGTTTTGAATAACCTTATTGTTAGCCACAACAAATAGATAGACTTTATAGAAACACAAGATATCCTTTCCTACTCATTTAACTCTCGagataatagtaataatcACAAATCTAAAAAGTAATcttacatatatatatatatatgacGTATGTATGTTCTGGCACAGGACTCGCTTACAACATTTCCCTGACAACAGCCTCGTGGGGAAAATCGTCATCTGTAGgatttttgatgatgttTGTATTCTGAAACTCTTGATGCTTGGTATATGCCACTGCATAACTGATTGACGATATCGTTAACCCGACAGCTACCACAATCAAACTCGTAGCCATCACTGCAATGGAAACGTATTGGATTATTGCCATTGCCAGATAGAAAATACACCTCCATCcatttgtttcaaatttcttaatgaattcaataaaattatCGCTAAGGGGACaaatcttcaacaaaaatggtatcTCAATGAATAGAATCACTAATCCTTGGATTATACTAATGATACCAAAAGCTATCACTCCACTGACGTGGAACAGATTCGCTATCCCGAGGGCAATACACAAGATTATGTTGATATATCCAAACCATCTGCCATATACACTAAAGttgaaacttttcaaatccttCACCATACCACTCACATTAATGAACTGTCCTAAACTTAAAGCCATCTTATTAAAACTGGTATATTtagttgttgttgctgttgatCTGGTGACCTACAATTCCACTTTACCAATAAGGGAATCCTggatcttttctttactgaTATAGcaccttttttctttttttcttcttaccTTTTTACGAGCCACAGACTTTTCTCCTTTACCCTACCATGCGTAGCCgtctttttgttgtttttttttgtgaaACAACACAGCAAGAAAGGGATCCTCATCCAATCCAAGATAAACACGTAAATAGATTAACAAAGAAGCCAATCAATTACGACAACAAACAAATGAACAGCTACAGCCTATTAACCAGATCTTTCCACGAATCTTCTAAGCCACTTTTTAACATAGTTAGCACCCTGTTGAAGGCTTCCAAGAGAACGCAACTCAGAAATGAATTGATAAAACAGGGTCCTAAAAGGCCCACTTCTGCTTATTTTTTGTACTTGCAAGATCACAGAAGCCAATTCGTTAAGGAAAATCCAACCTTGCGCCCAGCTGAAATTAGCAAGATTGCTGGtgaaaaatggcaaaattTGGAAGCTGACATAAAAGATAAATACATTTctcaaagaaagaagctATATTCTGAATACCAAAAGGCCAAGAAGGAATTCGACGAAAAGCTTCCTCCAAAAAAACCAGCTGGTCCCTTCATCAAGTATGCCAACGAAGTTCGTACCCAAGTTTTTGCAGAACATCCTGACAAGTCTCAATTGgatttgatgaaaattaTCGGAGATAAATGGCAATCCTTggatcaaaaaattaaggaTAAATACATACAAGAGTATAAAAAGGCTATTCAGGAATATAATGCTCGTTTCCCTCTCAACTGAGCCTGCTCCTCGCACAACGTTTTATGCCTTTATTCTTTCCGTTCCCACAcaaacaaataaataaatttaACTTAACCAAGCAAGTGTGTAGTGTTTTATATCCTATATAAGTCttcaaactttttttacctcTGGTAACCCTTATTCACATACAATGCCAATGAAACAAACCtgtaataatttttcatagtTCACCCATTGATGATACTTATTAAAATATGTAATCAAATCATCACTATTACGGTGTCTTAATAAGATGTCCGTGCCACCTGGATGGAACTTTAAATAACTGGAAATGTCATAGACCCTATTGTTTATAACGCACCATAACTCGTCCTCACCTTTACAATGCTTCTTTACAATTTCTCTGTTTATTCTTAAGGGTGGCATTATTTTATAAAGAGGGATCTTTTGGACAAGCAACTGGTTTTTCAGCTGAGAGGGTGAAAACTTGAAattatctttttgaaataccGGATCATCCAGTAAATCCTGAATAAGTTGTAGCGAAACGAACTTTGTATAATAATTTGCTGGATTGGAGGTTAGAGAGTGCCAGTCCAGAGCGCTGTGTCCGGGATCTAGTCTTATTTTGGTCCTTACAAGAGGCTTTCTCGTTGATCTCGACATAGGCATATGCAGCGGTGATGATGTAGTGGGATGAGTAACGGTTAGTCGTTGAGGCGTAGCAAATCTGACATTTGGTTTTGAGTTTGCAACATCTCTGTCCATGCCGTCAGTCCCCATATCTGTGTGGTACAATCGGAGCACTTATTAATGCGTTATTATTCTGCTTACCCCTCCTTCGTGCTATACATAGTGAATGTAACTCTAACTCTATAAGGCATATAATTAAACCAAATGTAATATTATACGAAAAACATAATATTCGTTTATATAAACTAATCAAAGAAGTCGTCGTCATCTTCGTCGTC
This region includes:
- the AVO2 gene encoding Avo2p (Component of a complex containing the Tor2p kinase and other proteins~similar to YMR068W) — encoded protein: MLKEPSVRLREAIVEGNLLIVKRLLRRNPDLLTNIDSENGWSSLHYASYHGRYLICVYLIQLGHDKHELIKTFKGNTCVHLALMKGHEQTLHLLLQQFPRFINHRGENGRAPIHIACMNDYYQCLSLLIGVGADLWVMDFNGDTPLHVCLEYGSISCMKMLLNESEVSLDDNVRDKGNWRPIDVAQTFEVGNIYSKVLKEVKKKGPPLGAGKKPSSFRTPILNAKATFEDGPSPVLSMNSPYSLYSNNSPLPVLPRRVSTHTANNNSGNRRSSITNPVFNPRKPTLSTDSFSSSSNSSSRLRVNSINVKTPVGVSPKKEQAPQSVRHSATPTSPHNNIALINRYLLPNKSNDNVRTDSQTSTINDDGGGGTGGIGGNSADVTIGMGLREIPNDENENKYKIKANNGEPRRRVSLLNIPISKLRNSSNVSSEE
- the MOT3 gene encoding Mot3p (Transcriptional repressor and activator with two C2-H2 zinc fingers~similar to YMR070W); this encodes MNADHHLQQQQQQQQQQQQQQQQQRQQHQHQHQHQHQHQHQHQQHTILQNVSNTSNIGGDSLASQPYNTTTISSNKDDVMVSSGARELPMPLHQQQYIYPYYQYPNNNANNNNAAAANNMSASPIVHNNSNNSNISASDYTTANNSTNNNNNNNNNNIHPNQFAATTNINTSAAAAAYYAFPAANMPIPQQDQQYMFNPASYISHYYSAVNNNNNGNNAPNNSSNNSSHPAPAPAPAPAPAHHHHSNTHNNLNNGGAVNTNNAPQHHPTIITDQFQFQLQQNSSPNLNLNINPAQPMHLPPGWKINTIPQPRPTATPNHPSAPIPPSSSVAQNAIPAPSSDHKYIHQCQFCEKSFKRKSWLKRHLLSHSQQRHFLCPWCLSRQKRKDNLLQHMKLKHTNYLLDELKKNNIIFNYNNSSSTNSNNDNNNSNNSASGGGGGDPATTVAAAPENEDGNSYDANIKTLINDGVLNKDDVKRVLNNLIVSHNK
- the IRC21 gene encoding Irc21p (similar to YMR073C), with protein sequence MGTDGMDRDVANSKPNVRFATPQRLTVTHPTTSSPLHMPMSRSTRKPLVRTKIRLDPGHSALDWHSLTSNPANYYTKFVSLQLIQDLLDDPVFQKDNFKFSPSQLKNQLLVQKIPLYKIMPPLRINREIVKKHCKGEDELWCVINNRVYDISSYLKFHPGGTDILLRHRNSDDLITYFNKYHQWVNYEKLLQVCFIGIVCE
- the UBX4 gene encoding Ubx4p (UBX domain-containing protein that interacts with Cdc48p~similar to YMR067C), which encodes MPVVTVKYNFQLFKCKVTSNSTLNDVLHQSLQFFQLRTPPNDWTLVHLDKPVPLDLPWRLLNLPMGVNLELSNNINSPVANKSNNEDMRSNTIKIRFQIPGRDSVVKEVPSGQPIAPILQNISGVAGNDFKIQVFSRTIEYKTIKDEDLTLEKLGIQEPSSIRLLLANPSYSKGVSTNSAAHLEQIPPTVVTSPETVASSPPHEFHKPSVFLPSDEPLAAIKDQIEGEEDYELTVEQAKKYQKMLSLKAGTLGGPILTKRLREQSANNSLKKNKAISECLLRVKFPDRSHIEIAFKPNEDMRTVYNVVSQFLIDEKMPFTLNQSHPFKPLAKNDQTLLNDLEFGSKTMLLFETNSSFTGPLIKSSLLEDAQKIAHQTKINPPANTTDKPNSRGPFDNAANIKKTLNRVPKWMKLSKK
- the TVP18 gene encoding Tvp18p (Integral membrane protein~similar to YMR071C), with the protein product MALSLGQFINVSGMVKDLKSFNFSVYGRWFGYINIILCIALGIANLFHVSGVIAFGIISIIQGLVILFIEIPFLLKICPLSDNFIEFIKKFETNGWRCIFYLAMAIIQYVSIAVMATSLIVVAVGLTISSISYAVAYTKHQEFQNTNIIKNPTDDDFPHEAVVREML
- the NAT4 gene encoding N-terminal L-serine N(alpha)-acetyltransferase NatD (N alpha-acetyl-transferase~similar to YMR069W), which codes for MCCSLYNKVTYDNIRTSKERLKERREVAMAPMFQQFLSICMEKFPETLEFKNSDANGNITTTILERKMIYIPEGDRHATDSPKCINYRFHKSCGDQMLDSCVQLVDEHLGAKYRRASRIMYGNRKPWKANKLVEMKSAGLVYVSYWDNGVLGAFASFMLTEETGLVEGDVAHEVSVPVIYLYEVHVACAHRGHGIGRRLLERALCEGVARHVRRICDNFFGVALTVFSDNTRARRLYEALGFYRAPGSPAAETATIRPTRHGGGRLYVPRDPLYYVYCLHML
- the ABF2 gene encoding DNA-binding protein ABF2 (Mitochondrial DNA-binding protein~similar to YMR072W), coding for MNSYSLLTRSFHESSKPLFNIVSTLLKASKRTQLRNELIKQGPKRPTSAYFLYLQDHRSQFVKENPTLRPAEISKIAGEKWQNLEADIKDKYISQRKKLYSEYQKAKKEFDEKLPPKKPAGPFIKYANEVRTQVFAEHPDKSQLDLMKIIGDKWQSLDQKIKDKYIQEYKKAIQEYNARFPLN